The region CGCTAATACTGGACCCTGCAGTGGCAATCGGAGCCATAAATAGCGGCATTGGGAAAAAAAGAAACAGAAGCCGATCTCTTAACGGATCCGGTTTTGTTTTTTCCAAGTTTCGGCGACCCTTTCTTTTTTTGGTTTGGTCATTTTGAGTTGAAATCCATATCTCATTTTCTCGTACACGGGATACAGTAAGTGAAACATTTCTGTTTTGATTCTATTGCTCACGCTCCGATTGTGATCTTTACCCCATTTCGACTCAAAATGATCATCATCTCTTTTTCGTATTTCCAATAGATTCTTTGACCGGGTAATATCTTCCTGGGTTTTCTCAGAATAGTGATGAACAAATGCACTCCCCGTGACGGCCTCTCCGATTCCTTTTTTCTGCAGTCTGAGCACCATATCGTCATCTCCCCGGGTAATGAAAAATCGCTCGTCAAACAGCCCCACTTCATCAAAAAATATTCTTCTAAACAACACCAGGCTAAAGTTACAAAGTTCGAGTTTTCGAGAGGCCTGATAGCAGGCAGATGTCAATTTCTCGGCGAAGGGAATGAGCGGATAGTCCAGACTCCCTTCCCGCATGGCCGGTCCAACGATCCGTCTCGGTTCGATTTGACTATACCGGATGAGGGCCGATGCCCAACGCGGCGTCACCAGGATATCATTATTCATGATACAGATGTATTCCGAACGTGCAGCGGAAATTCCCTGGTTCCAGGCGACATAAACGCCTCTGTTTTCCGAATTAAAAATTACGTGTCCCTTTACCCCTTTGAGATACTCGGTCGTTCCGTCGCTCGATCCGTTATCAATCAGAATGATTTCATATGGGATATCCGTATATTTTTCCAGGTTTGAGAGACACTCCCGGGTATAAGATAGTAGATTGAAGACCGGAATAATGATACTGATCACGGATTGAACACTCTGGCTTTATAGATCAGATAAGCAAGAATGACAGCAATTCCAAACCACGCCCGGATTTCGCGTCGAGTGACCTGGTTCCACGAGAAAGGCACAGTCAATGATGGAGCGGGAGGGTTCAATTTGAAATGAGGAAAAAATCGGGGGACTTTGCTCCGGTATTCCAAATAAGGATTTCCAAACATGCCGGTTAGCAGCTTTTCTTCATCCAGAATGGTGGAGCGATAGATTACGAAAAAGAGAACAAAATAGAGGAAAAGCGGGAACCAATGACTCCCCATCACGATAAAACCGAGACCTAAAAAGAAATTTCCCAGATAAAGTGGATTGCGTGTATAGGCGTAGGGGCCAAATACGGTCACATAGTCATGCGTATCCTTATTGAGGTATCCTGACGCCCAGATTCGAAGGACAACACCTAAGAAGACAAAGACAATTCCCAACCCGATTGAAATCGGGGTAGGTCGGGCTAAGAAAAGAAAAAGTACCGCCAGACAGAAACTCAAAAAAGTCCTGTAATGCCCTATCCACTTGTTAAATTTTTCCATATCGAAAGATCATTTTCCTTTCCTCAAAACGTAATTTTATATTCTCCGGCATCGGGATTGTTCGGGGCGTCAAGTCCTGCCCTAGGGAAAGAACCGACAAAGGGTTTCGGCTCGGTCGCGAGGAGCTTCTTATGGATCCAGGTCATCTCGAGTGCGTTCGGGAGGTCGTGGTCCTTATTTAAATCCGAAAAGTTATTACCGTGAATGTGGACCAGATAAAACTCTTTCGACAATTCTAGAACAATTGCGTTGAAGAGTTCGACACTGATATCGATGTCATGAAATTCCACGATTAAACCTGAAAACCGATTTGAATATTGAATGACTTCCGGTAAAATGCGGTACTCAGAACCTTCGATATCGATTTTCGCCAATACGGAACATTCCGGAAGGGTGTCCAGGGACGCAATGATCTGAATAATAGAGGCGCTCTCCCGATCCGTATTGTACCAGACTCTCCGTCGGATATGCCGGACGTTGCCTTTAAAAAAATTAAAATAGTCAATGGCGTTTTGCCACCTCTTGAAATGCATTTTGGCATCTCTTGCATTAAAACATAGAAACCGCGATAAAGCCGTCAGCCATGCGAATGCGGCGATGTTGAAAAATGTACCCGGCCCGATGGTATGATCATAGGCGAGGATCTGCATTTCAGGTCGCAAGTTCATCACTTCCCGTTCAAACTTCCAGTCTTTTGATACGCCAAATGAGAGAAGAAGAGACGATTTTCGAATGGCATTCATCGAGATGACATACCCGCCGTCGTTTGGACCTCCCAATCGCGCAAGATCGGAACATTCCACGACATGAAAATTTTCTTTGGATACCTTGTTCAACAGCAGCATAACCCGGAACGGCCTCCTTTATGGCTTATTTTGTTTAAGCAATTCCCAGCATTTGGCATATTTTAAAAATGTATAAAACGAATAGAGCACGCAAAGAATAAAACCGAACGCCCCTTCTTTAAACCCTCTCTTGATCAAATACATCTTGATAAAAGTCACCGGAGGTCTTAGTAACATTTTTGCAATAATCCGTTTTGGATGCGCAGCAAATAGATCTTTGGCCGCCAAACTGGAATATCGGTCCATTCTTTGCAAGTAGTCCGAAAGATCACGATAGGTAAAATGAACGAACGACTGTTTCAGGTATCCCTTTTCTCCAGATAATTGGACCGATTCATGAACCTGGACGGGATTGAACCTTCCTTTCTTTCTATTGAAAAGTCGAACCGTATAATCGGGATGCCAGCCGCAATTCAATATCAAGCGATTGCCAAAATAGTTCTTACGACTGATTGCAAATCCCGCAACTTCGATCTTGTCCTTGAGGATCGATTCTATTTCGAATTTTAGCTCAGGGGTAACTCGCTCATCCGCGTCGATACTCAAAATCCAGTCAAAGTGGGCCCTGTCGAGAGCGTTATTTTTCTGTTTTCCGAAACCCTCCCATGGCAGGTAATAAACCTGATCCGTAAAGGATTTGCAAATTTCGACGGTCTTATCCCTGCTTCCGGAATCGACAACGATGATTTCGTCAACCCATTTTATGCTTTCGAGACAAGCCCTGATATTATTCTCTTCGTTCAGTGTAATGACGATCGCCGAAAGCTTGTTCATGTGTTTTCTATTTGGAGGTATTTGTTAGCGCTTCGCACTGGCAAAGCCGGTGCGCGAAACTTATTCTATTCGAATCGCTTCTTCGATCAACATGATCGGAATATCATCCTTGATTGGATACATCAGTCGGCAGTTTTCGCAGATCAATCCTTCGCCGGGAGACTTCAAAATAAGACTTCCCTTGCATTGAGGACATGCAAGTATCTCTAAGAATTCTTTATTCATTGTCAAATCTCTCCTCCTTCCGTGTCACCCAAAAATCAATAGGAATCGACTCTTTGCTGAATTTTTTCAAATACCTCTTCCGGCGTAATGGATTCCATACATTCCATCGGAAACGGATGATTGTGACAGGTTCTCTTTAAACAGGGACTGCAGGCCACATTTTTGTATACGACCTGCTCCTCCCTTCCGTATGGACCCGTTTTATGAAAATCCGAGGCCCCAAACAAGGCCAGAACGGGAACATTCAAGGCCACGGCCAGGTGCATCGGTCCGGAATCGTTGGTCACCAGAATCGCAGATCGAATGAGGAATGCGGATAACTGCTTAAGGGAAAATTTGCCCGTAGCAAGTATGGGACGAACGGTCATCCCGCTCACTATTTTCCGAATATCCGGCAACTCGCCATGGGATCCCAGAAAGACCACCTGAAAACCTTTTGACTGATGAAGAAGGACTGTCAAGCGTCTGAAATGATGAGCGGGCCATCTTTTGGTAGCCCACCTTGCGGTAGGATGAATGGCCACAATGGGCAAGCCGGGATCTATTTTTTCGGACTTCATAAAATCTTCAATAAACACTTTATCTTTTTCATCAATCGGGATCAAGAACTCCGGTTCCCCTACCCACCCCAGTGACTTTGGGATCAGGAGATAGCGATCCACAGCATGAATCGTCGGGTCCGGCACCAAAACCCTTTGTCCATAAAAGTGGCGGCTCCCTTCGCGGCTATTATCAAATCCAATCGTTTTTCTCCCCCGGCTCAGCCAGGCAATTAATCCGCTTCGAAAAAGTCCCTGGAGATCGATCACCAGATCAAAGCTTTTTTCCCTCAGTGTTTGAATCAACACCCAATTCGAGTAGAATCCCTGGAAAAATCGATTTTTTATTCTTCGATCAAAAAGGAAAATCTTGTCGATCGATGGCTGTCCGATCAGTAATTCCCCATATTCCCTGTTCACCAGGAAGCTAATCTCCGTGGAAGGAAAGCATGTTTTCAGAGCGGATGCAACCGGAAGACTTTGAATGACATCTCCCAAAGAACTCAATTTGATAATCAGGATTCGAAGCGGGACATTGGCGACGGCACTACCCATTTTCTACCAGTTCCCGAAATAAATTGAGCGTCTCGTTTGCGACCCGGTCCATATTAAAGAACGATTGCACCCTTCTCTGGCCCGATAACGCCATTCTTTTACGCTCCTGAGAGTTTTCGAGCATCCGGTTTATTTGAACTGCGAGATCTGAGGCATTTCCTTTCGCAAATAGAAGTCCATTTTCCTCATGAAGAATGATTTCGTTGATGCCGCCTATATCGGTTCCGATGCAAGGAATTCCGGCAGCCATGGCTTCCAGATTCACAAGACCCAGAGATTCCGAATAAGATGGAAGGACATGAATATCCATCAGAAAATAAAAGGGGAATATATTATCCTGAAAAGGAATAATTTTAATCTGGTCAGGCCGAATTCCGGCCATTAGGCCGATCTTCATGAGGAAAGAACAGTCTTTTAAGTCCGGACCAATCAGTAAAAGAAGAACATCTCTCGAGATCTCCTTCATTGCCCTAAAAAGGACATCATGTCCTTTTCCATGTTCACGCGTATTTTTACCAAATGGGTCATAGTCAGCAACCATTCCAACAATCGGCCGGTTTTCTTCTCCTGGAAGAAATGTTTTCCTTAAATATCCAAGGTATGCAGGATCCGGCGGATTTATTTTACTTAAATCGATTCCTCCCAATATCAATCTCTTTTTGAACGTAAGATCTTTTCTAAGGCTGTCGAGGACCACCTGACTGACCGCAATATTCATATCGGCCCCCCAGTTATATATGAGAGAGCCAAAAAATGGAACAGTCCCTGAAACAGCATGTCTTGTTATGATAATTTTTGCATTGCAATGAAAAACCTTCTTCGCAAAAATGGCGAGATAACGTTCTCTGGAATGATGAACATTGATGATGTCTATCCTGTTTTTGTTCGAGAATCGGGCAAGTTGAGCGGCCTTTTTCAATTCAAATAAACCATCAATATCAATAATATGGGTCTGCAGGCCCTCCTTTTCGGCGCTGGCAAGTGTGATGCTGCCTGATGAACACGCTTGAATGACGAACTGTCCTGCTTTGACGAATTGACTGGCCAATGAAACTGCAAACACTCCGGAACCGGCTTTGCCTCCTCCCAGAGATAAATTCAATATTCTGAGAGATTTAACCATAAATATCTTCCCAAAGTTTTTTAAATCGATGGGGAGTCATTCTGAAGAAGGCCTCCCCATGGCTTTTTGCATTCGCAATCATGCCGCGGTAACGGTTTAGCGCAATGGTCCCTTCGAGCCAATTATGGCTCTCGAGTTGGCTTGAATAGCATCCCAGCGCCTTTTTCTTCCAATCGATGACATTTGAGATATCCACAACAACATTGGGTATAAGCGTCGTCCAAACTTCGAAAGTGTAGATCATGAAATCTTTCTTTATCAGACTCAGCGCCTTATAAAAATAGCCGTTCAATGCAACATGGTCTTGATGTCGATCAATGAAGGAAGGAAGATATACGATTTCAGGATTAACGCTATTGACCAAATCCGCCAGCCTTTGTTCAATTTCAGGAAATTGGCTCAAAGTTTTCGATTGATATTTCCAAAAAATCTTTTCCGAAATTCCCAGAACCGAACTCGCGGCGTCTGCCTCTCTTATTCGTTCCGGTGTACAATCTGCAAGGTAAAGCACGGTCACCTTGCTCCCGGATGAAGAATGCCTCAAAATCGACCCGCCACACCCGATTGTTTCGTCATCAATGTGAGGGGCAAGAACCAGAATGCGCTCTCCAGCCGGACAATCCTCCAGGGGGAGAGATATATTTAGAAACGGTTCAACGGATTCGTACCATCGGTAAACATGTGCCCATTTAACTCGAAGTTTCAAAAGGTCCTTTCTGATATCGTATCCATCTCCTCATGTCTTATATCCGCCCTAATCCATTGCGCCGCCTCTAAAAGATTTTGTGCCACATGCGCCACCGGAGGCGCCCCGGCCGAATTTTTGAATATTTTTAAACTTTCGTTCCCCTTGCCGGTGAGGACCAGAACGGCCTTGGCGCCGATTCGTGCGGCCAGTTCTATATCGGAAGTCTGATCCCCGACAAAATAAGACTTTCGGAGATCAATACGATTGTGACGAAGAATCTGTCGAATCAGTCCCGTCCCCGGTTTTCGACAGAGGCAGCCCTCATCGGGATGGTGGGGACAGTAATAAAGCCCGGAGATTTTGACATGGGATCGACCGAGCATTTCTTCAAGTTTCTGATGAAGTTTCAAGAGAAATTCCTCGGTAAAAAATCCTCTTGCAATGCCGGACTGATTAGTGACGATAAATATTGGTATATCACATTGATTCAAAAGAAGCAGGGCTTCTTCCGCCTCGTTATAAAGACGAAAATCCTTTTCTGAAGAAATATAGTTACGATCCTCGTTGATCGTGCCGTCACGATCAAGAAAGAGAGCCGGAATCAAAGGCTTTTGCAATAGCGCTCTTTCTCGATGGAATAATTCCATGACTTCACTTACCGGAATCGAAGTCATACAACGATGATCGATGGGGCATTCTCGCAAAAGACAGGGAGAGCACTCTGTTTCCTTTTGAATGATCGTATTTTGTACTCCGGCAGGTGAAGTCACTTTCGGATCGGTTGGCCCGAAAATGGAGATAAGAGGAACATTTAAGGCGCTGGCGATATGCATTGGACCCGAGTCATTCGAAATAAATATAGAACATTGAGAAATCAACGCCACCAGTTCTCTTAAGGTTGTTTTTCCGGATAAATTAACCGGCGTTTCAGACATCATGCTGACGATCTCGTCGTTCACCTTGCATTCTTCCGAAGAACCGAAGAAAATGACTTTTACATTTCCTTCTCTGATAAGACAATCTGCGAGCTCGGCAAATCGTTCGGTCTCCCACCTCTTCGCAGAACCATAAGCCGCACCGGCATGAATCCCGATCATGAAGTCCCCCGGGTTCATGCCTTCACCACGCAGAATCTTCCAGGCCGCGTTTTTCTCTTCTTCGTTTGTATTGAGAAAAGGTGGTCTCCTGGATAGACAGATATTTTCAAACTCGGATACGAGATGAAGGTAATAGGTCATTTGATGAAGGTGTTTGGCAGGAATCCTGACCGGATGGGTCAGGAGTAACCCACGTCCCTCCCTGTCATATCCAAAACGATAGGGAACGGACGCGAGATAGACAATCCATGCCGCTTCAAAAGCATTCTGAAAAAGTATCGCTAAATCGAAAACCTCC is a window of Nitrospirota bacterium DNA encoding:
- a CDS encoding isoprenylcysteine carboxylmethyltransferase family protein encodes the protein MEKFNKWIGHYRTFLSFCLAVLFLFLARPTPISIGLGIVFVFLGVVLRIWASGYLNKDTHDYVTVFGPYAYTRNPLYLGNFFLGLGFIVMGSHWFPLFLYFVLFFVIYRSTILDEEKLLTGMFGNPYLEYRSKVPRFFPHFKLNPPAPSLTVPFSWNQVTRREIRAWFGIAVILAYLIYKARVFNP
- a CDS encoding glycosyltransferase family 2 protein — its product is MISIIIPVFNLLSYTRECLSNLEKYTDIPYEIILIDNGSSDGTTEYLKGVKGHVIFNSENRGVYVAWNQGISAARSEYICIMNNDILVTPRWASALIRYSQIEPRRIVGPAMREGSLDYPLIPFAEKLTSACYQASRKLELCNFSLVLFRRIFFDEVGLFDERFFITRGDDDMVLRLQKKGIGEAVTGSAFVHHYSEKTQEDITRSKNLLEIRKRDDDHFESKWGKDHNRSVSNRIKTEMFHLLYPVYEKMRYGFQLKMTKPKKERVAETWKKQNRIR
- a CDS encoding glycosyltransferase family 2 protein; translation: MNKLSAIVITLNEENNIRACLESIKWVDEIIVVDSGSRDKTVEICKSFTDQVYYLPWEGFGKQKNNALDRAHFDWILSIDADERVTPELKFEIESILKDKIEVAGFAISRKNYFGNRLILNCGWHPDYTVRLFNRKKGRFNPVQVHESVQLSGEKGYLKQSFVHFTYRDLSDYLQRMDRYSSLAAKDLFAAHPKRIIAKMLLRPPVTFIKMYLIKRGFKEGAFGFILCVLYSFYTFLKYAKCWELLKQNKP
- a CDS encoding PIG-L family deacetylase; this translates as MKLRVKWAHVYRWYESVEPFLNISLPLEDCPAGERILVLAPHIDDETIGCGGSILRHSSSGSKVTVLYLADCTPERIREADAASSVLGISEKIFWKYQSKTLSQFPEIEQRLADLVNSVNPEIVYLPSFIDRHQDHVALNGYFYKALSLIKKDFMIYTFEVWTTLIPNVVVDISNVIDWKKKALGCYSSQLESHNWLEGTIALNRYRGMIANAKSHGEAFFRMTPHRFKKLWEDIYG
- the waaF gene encoding lipopolysaccharide heptosyltransferase II; the protein is MKAIKSDEINKLIVRVPNWIGDAVLAIPALCSIRAHFKTAEIVFLGPESINQLLKGNGLADSFIPVPDKKEGFLGQWRLIQKLKKEVFDLAILFQNAFEAAWIVYLASVPYRFGYDREGRGLLLTHPVRIPAKHLHQMTYYLHLVSEFENICLSRRPPFLNTNEEEKNAAWKILRGEGMNPGDFMIGIHAGAAYGSAKRWETERFAELADCLIREGNVKVIFFGSSEECKVNDEIVSMMSETPVNLSGKTTLRELVALISQCSIFISNDSGPMHIASALNVPLISIFGPTDPKVTSPAGVQNTIIQKETECSPCLLRECPIDHRCMTSIPVSEVMELFHRERALLQKPLIPALFLDRDGTINEDRNYISSEKDFRLYNEAEEALLLLNQCDIPIFIVTNQSGIARGFFTEEFLLKLHQKLEEMLGRSHVKISGLYYCPHHPDEGCLCRKPGTGLIRQILRHNRIDLRKSYFVGDQTSDIELAARIGAKAVLVLTGKGNESLKIFKNSAGAPPVAHVAQNLLEAAQWIRADIRHEEMDTISERTF
- a CDS encoding glycosyltransferase family 9 protein, with the translated sequence MGSAVANVPLRILIIKLSSLGDVIQSLPVASALKTCFPSTEISFLVNREYGELLIGQPSIDKIFLFDRRIKNRFFQGFYSNWVLIQTLREKSFDLVIDLQGLFRSGLIAWLSRGRKTIGFDNSREGSRHFYGQRVLVPDPTIHAVDRYLLIPKSLGWVGEPEFLIPIDEKDKVFIEDFMKSEKIDPGLPIVAIHPTARWATKRWPAHHFRRLTVLLHQSKGFQVVFLGSHGELPDIRKIVSGMTVRPILATGKFSLKQLSAFLIRSAILVTNDSGPMHLAVALNVPVLALFGASDFHKTGPYGREEQVVYKNVACSPCLKRTCHNHPFPMECMESITPEEVFEKIQQRVDSY
- a CDS encoding Trm112 family protein encodes the protein MTMNKEFLEILACPQCKGSLILKSPGEGLICENCRLMYPIKDDIPIMLIEEAIRIE
- a CDS encoding glycosyltransferase family 4 protein gives rise to the protein MVKSLRILNLSLGGGKAGSGVFAVSLASQFVKAGQFVIQACSSGSITLASAEKEGLQTHIIDIDGLFELKKAAQLARFSNKNRIDIINVHHSRERYLAIFAKKVFHCNAKIIITRHAVSGTVPFFGSLIYNWGADMNIAVSQVVLDSLRKDLTFKKRLILGGIDLSKINPPDPAYLGYLRKTFLPGEENRPIVGMVADYDPFGKNTREHGKGHDVLFRAMKEISRDVLLLLIGPDLKDCSFLMKIGLMAGIRPDQIKIIPFQDNIFPFYFLMDIHVLPSYSESLGLVNLEAMAAGIPCIGTDIGGINEIILHEENGLLFAKGNASDLAVQINRMLENSQERKRMALSGQRRVQSFFNMDRVANETLNLFRELVENG